In a single window of the Streptomyces cinnabarinus genome:
- the argJ gene encoding bifunctional glutamate N-acetyltransferase/amino-acid acetyltransferase ArgJ, producing MSVTAAKGFTAAGIAAGIKENGNPDLALVVNNGPRRAAAGVFTSNRVKAAPVLWSEQVLKAGQLTAVVLNSGGANACTGPKGFQDTHATAEKVAEALDIGAGEVAVCSTGLIGVLLPMDKLLPGVETAAAQLSEHGGEKAAIAIKTTDTVHKTSVVTGGSPRTESGGGWTVGGMAKGAGMLAPGLATMLVVLTTDADLDSDALDKALRAATRTTFDRVDSDGCMSTNDTVLLLASGAAEVTPSYDEFAEAVRTVCDDLGQQLIRDAEGASKDIRVEVVNAATEDDAVEVGRSIARNNLLKCAIHGEDPNWGRVLSAIGTTKAAFEPDRLNVAINGVWVCKNGGVGEDRDQVDMRYREVHIVADLAAGSETATIWTNDLTADYVHENSAYSS from the coding sequence GTGAGCGTGACGGCAGCCAAGGGATTCACGGCGGCGGGGATCGCCGCCGGGATCAAGGAGAACGGCAACCCGGACCTGGCCCTCGTGGTCAACAACGGTCCGCGCCGCGCCGCCGCGGGCGTCTTCACCTCCAACCGTGTGAAGGCCGCGCCGGTCCTGTGGTCCGAGCAGGTCCTCAAGGCCGGTCAGCTCACCGCGGTCGTCCTCAACTCCGGCGGCGCCAACGCCTGCACCGGACCCAAGGGCTTCCAGGACACCCACGCCACCGCCGAGAAGGTGGCCGAGGCGCTGGACATCGGCGCGGGCGAGGTCGCCGTCTGCTCCACCGGCCTGATCGGCGTCCTGCTCCCCATGGACAAGCTGCTGCCCGGCGTCGAGACCGCCGCCGCCCAGCTCTCCGAGCACGGCGGCGAGAAGGCCGCCATCGCCATCAAGACCACCGACACCGTGCACAAGACGTCCGTCGTCACCGGGGGGTCCCCCCGGACGGAGTCTGGGGGAGGCTGGACCGTCGGCGGCATGGCCAAGGGCGCGGGCATGCTCGCCCCCGGCCTCGCCACCATGCTCGTCGTCCTCACCACCGACGCGGACCTCGACAGCGACGCGCTGGACAAGGCCCTCAGGGCCGCCACCCGCACCACCTTCGACCGCGTCGACTCCGACGGCTGCATGTCCACCAACGACACCGTGCTGCTGCTCGCCTCCGGCGCCGCCGAGGTCACCCCGTCCTACGACGAGTTCGCCGAGGCCGTCCGCACCGTCTGCGACGACCTCGGACAGCAGCTCATCCGGGACGCCGAGGGCGCCAGCAAGGACATCAGGGTCGAGGTGGTCAACGCCGCGACCGAGGACGACGCCGTCGAGGTGGGCCGCTCCATCGCCCGCAACAACCTCCTCAAGTGCGCCATCCACGGCGAGGACCCCAACTGGGGCCGCGTCCTGTCCGCGATCGGCACGACCAAGGCGGCCTTCGAGCCGGACCGGCTCAACGTCGCCATCAACGGCGTCTGGGTCTGCAAGAACGGCGGGGTCGGCGAGGACCGCGACCAGGTGGACATGCGCTACCGCGAGGTGCACATCGTCGCCGACCTGGCCGCCGGTTCCGAGACCGCGACGATCTGGACCAACGACCTCACCGCCGACTACGTCCACGAGAACAGCGCCTACTCCTCATGA